GATGCACGCAAGACAAACGTGATTTACGGCTACTTACTTGTTGCCGAAGCGTCTCAATGAACATTTGGTATTCTTGCTCCATCTTATATTCATCAATTGCCACTTCCGCAAGTTTAGCCACCATTTCCCTATATGTACGAAGACGAAAACGGATATATGATGAAAACGAGAATGAGAGCGGATCACAAAGCCAATTATTTAAAGAAGACTTAATATATGACTCAAATGCGTTACGCGTTAAATCCTGAGCTACACCTTTTCTTCTTCCCTTTAAAATCTCATGTGCCATGTGCAATATTTGATGACACTCTTCTTGTTCTTCATAAAAAAACTTTTCTTTTAAAATCGTATAAATCCACTCATTTTGTTTCACATTCACAATGAAATACACCATTACTGGCAATAAGATTTTTTCAATATAATTCGATTCACGTACTGGTATGTGAATCACCACTTTTTGTGTCCTGTAAATACACACTCGTTTCCTTATATAACACTTCCGCTCTTTTCAGCAATTGTCTATATACGTGCATAGCATCATTTTTTTCTTCGAAGCAAATTTCAATCACTTTTGTCCCCCCTTTTATCCCCGCTCTAAAGGACTGTATCTATACGTTACAAATCCTATAAGAGTCCGTCCCGCGTGAATTTCACTCTTAGTAGAATCACATTTCCTATCGTTAGAAAATCCACTCAATATGGCTTGCTAATTTTATATATATTAAGGGAGGGAGAAAAAAATGATACAAGCTACTATGAATTTTTATTGTATACTTTACTTATCAATAAAAGGGGGTATCTGAATGTTTGAATATAAATTCGTAAAAGTCGAATTACATTGGGGGTTCACTCGCTCAAAACCAGCTGAAGACTACCAAGAAATTATTCAAGAACATGCTAGAGATGGCTGGAGGTTCGTACAGATTGTTGCCCCTACGTTTGGCAGTTCTGGACAACCTGAATATTTCGACCTCATATTTGAAAAGAAAATATCACTATAATACAAAAGAGCAAGCTTCTCAGCTTGCTCTTTTACTTATGACGACGGTTTTTCCCACCAATCGGAATTGGTTTCGCTAAATATTTAATTCGTTCCATAATACGTGCTGCCTTCATTTCTTCAGCCTCGCCACGCTGCGTATACGTTAAATGGTGTTCCAGTTGTTTAAAATCAAAATTAGACGTAAAGAACGTCGGTAAGTTTTCTAACATACGGAATTGTAAGATTGCACCGAGTACATCGTCACGGACAAAGCTTGACATCGCTTCTGCCCCGATATCATCTAACATTAAAACTTGTACGCGTTTAACCGCATCAATCTTCTCACCAATCGAATTATCTTGAATTGAACTTTTAATTTCACGTAAAAATTCCGGGAAGTATACGAGCATCGAACTTATTTTCTTTCGAGCAAGCTCGTTCGCTATTGCTCCTAACAAATACGTTTTTCCTACACCAAATTTACCGTACAAATATAAACCTTGTGCTTTTTTACCTGGTTCATATGTACTTAAAAATTCATTCGCTGCACCAATCGCATCGATACGTGCATTTAAATCAGAAGGATCTAAGTTTTCCATAGTTGCCTGTAAAATATCCGTTGGCATATATACACTTTGAACAAGTTTTTCATATTTCTTTCTCTCGTCATGCGCTACTTTTCTAACGCAGCGATCGTATTGAATATCAATCATCTTCCCTTGAATAACAAGCTTTGGCTCGTACCCTTGTAGCATATTTTTACATGAGCCTAAATCCGGACAATCCACGCAACCTACACTTTGTCCAATATATTCATATAACTTCACAAGACTGCGCTCAATCATAGAAGTCGTTACTTCACCCTTATGTTCATCTATAAATTCTTTCACACGCGGATGCGCCATTACTTCTGCCTTTAATACTTCATATCTATTTTTAAAGTTTTCATTTTCCATTAATTTTGCAAATGAATTTTGAATATGCTCCATTTTCTCACCTCAAAGAGCGTTCATTCTCTTCTATTAATCACGCTTATATTTTTTTAACACTTCTTCTAGTCGTTTTCGTTCATCTTCTAGCGTACTTGCATCTTTTTCTACACTTACATCTTTCTTCACTGTTTCTTTCTCTTGTTCTTTCGGCTCTTCTTCCTTAAGCCAATCTGGCACCATTTCTTTCCGCACCGTTTTCTTCGCCGTACGGCCTTTTTTCTTCGTCTCAGCCCACTCTTGATATTGACGGTTCTCTTCTTTCGCTAACGCCATCGCGTCCGCTACTGTACCGACCTTTTTACGTGCCCAATGCCCAGCAATCTTCTCGACATACGTTTTCGCAAGTTTCATATCTGAGCGTAGCATAACGTAATAAATAAGTACATTCACAACTCCTGGTGTCAATTTTTGATTAATCATGACATCTTCAACGATTTGCAAGTCCGCTTTCGTTGCCTCTGCACCACCAGAAATCTCTTTCAATAGTTGTTTTGGTGAGATTTCCTCTAGCTGCTTTATTAGCATCTCCTCTTGCGATGAAGGCTCTTTCTCTTTCATCGTACGTGCAGCATGAGGCTGTACTCTTTCACTTAATACCGGTAATGCTTGACCATTTTCAAATTGATACCAATCGCGCGCTCCTTTTCTAAGCCTTTCCATATCAATTGTTTGCATCTCTGTCACTGCACCAAGAACGATATTTTGCATCGATAACACATCTACACCATACACGTAAGCAAGTGTTATAACGCAGTCTCTCACTTGATCTGTAATCGCCTTTTTAGGAACAAGAGCGGACAATCCATCTACAAATAAAGAGAAATCAAAGAAATCATTCCAAACTTTCGGAGCGTCTCCCTTCTCGTTACTTGGCATAGTTGTCGTTTTTGGAATACGAAGGTCTTCTTGCGCATGCTCAAGTTGTCCTGGATTAAACGAACCAAACACATCATTGAAAGAACGCGTAACATTTTCATAAGAAGCAAAATCAAATTCTTCTTCTAAGAAATATTGCTTTACTTGATTATATTTTGTCCTGCTCAATCGATTGTATAAAAAGATACTTAAAACAATATCATCAAAAAACTGCTTCGGAGATAAAGGTGGTTGCAACTCATATATGAACATTCGAATATCTTTTTCTTTCTTAATATATACCTTCAAAAGCCCAATTGCCTCTAACTTTACTCGTTCCTCATATACTTCAGGAAGTTGCATTTGCATAGTCACCATAAGGGAATGATGCGTATTCTCTTTTCCAAATACACGATCTTGCTCAAGCTCTCCCCATAGTGTCATGTATAAGCTAAAAGCTCTACTACCTATTAACGGCTGATACAACATCGTTAACACTTTTCGGTCGTAATTGTGCAGTAGTCCTTTCGCACTTACTTTATAACGATCAATCGGCAATAGCTCCATCCATGACTGTTTTTCCATTCTTGCTTTTCCTTTCTCTCATCCAATCTATCCTCTACTTCATTCGTTCTATCTTCATTATATAAATTCTTAGTGAAAAAGAGCTATTAGCTTGCGCTTCTAGCTCTCTTATCCTATTACTTACGGTATGTAAAGAGAATAAAATACAACTTCTACTCTCTTTCTTTTTGCAGTATATCTTTTAATTCTTCAATAAATACATTTAAATCTTTAAATTGACGATATACAGAAGCAAAACGTACGTAAGCAACATCATCAATATCGCGAAGTTCTTCCATAACAATTTCACCAATCATATCACTTTTCACTTCTGATATACCTAAATTACGCAGTTCACGTTCCACGCTTTGTGTTACTTCTTCTAATTGTCTTAAAGATACTGGTCTTTTTTCACACGCTTTAATTAAACCGCGTAAAATCTTTTCTTTATTAAACTCTTCTCGTGTGCCTTCTTTTTTTACAACGATAAGAGGTGACTCTTCTACCCTTTCAAAGGTCGTAAAGCGACTTAAGCAGCTTTCACACTCTCTCCTTCTTCGAATAGAGCGCCCCTCGTCTACCGGACGCGAATCTAACACTCTTGTACCATTATGAGAACAGGATGGACAACGCAATTCATTCACTCCTTTACACTATACTCTTTATTTTTCTCTACTCACTTCACCTAAAATATATATACAATATTATATAACTCATTCTAACTCTCTTACCACTTTAAGTTCCAGCGCATCACTTTATCATCTCATCCTTAAAAATAAGAAGGTATATAGGGCACTACCTCATTTGCAAGAGTCCAATTTATTCAACTAACGAGTACGTTATATTTTCCCTTTTTTATAAACTAAAAAAGAGGTGCATTATACACCTCTTTACATTTTAAATCAATTATGTTCTTTTTTAAAGAGCTTTTGTTTCTCTCTGCTTAATTTCGAAGCTACCAGTGCCTCGAGGAAGCTCGATGCTCTCACGCGTTTTCGCGTTTAAACCTTCTGCAATATATTCTGCAGCAACATTTGGATCAATACGATCCCCACAAGTATAAACATCAATACTTGCGTAACCGTGCTCCGGAAAGCTATGAATTGTTAAATGTGATTCTGAGATAATTACTACTCCACTTACACCTTGTGGTGCAAATTTATGGAAAGCAACCTCACGCACTTCAGCACCAGCTCTTAGTGCTGCATCCACAAATAATTGTTCAATATACGGCATGTCATTAAGCTTGTCGAAATCGCAATCCCAAAGTTCAGCGATCACGTGACGACCCATCGTATCCATAGTATCCATTCTACAGTTCCCCCTTGTAAATTTATTCTAACTGTTCGAATTGAAAACTAATTTGCAATTTGGCTTGCTCCACTACCACGGGGGAAAGTTAGTCCAGAGAGGTCCTAACCCTTTAAGTAGTGACTACGTACCTCAGCTCTTAAGTTTACGAGTGTTAGTATACTTTGTTTATTTTCATTTTGCAACAACAGTTTTTTCGATTTTCTGTCATATTTTCCTCTTTACTTTTCCCTAAAAAAAATAAACGATTCACAAATGCAGTAATCACAACGTTTCGTGGTATGTCCACTTTTTAAAATATACTTATATAATTTTTTTCCTTTTCAGAAAAAATTAAAAAAAGAGGGCAAATATCGCCTTGCCCTCTCCTCCCTTATTCACTTAAATGTGTTGCACATTTTCTTGTTTCGCTAACTCTTCAACAACTAACGTTACAAGATCTACAACACGACGAGAGTAACCCCACTCGTTATCATACCAAGCAAGTACTTTCACTTTACGATCACCCATTACCATTGTAGATAAACCATCGATAATAGCTGAGTGTGTATTTGTATTAAAGTCGATAGATACTAAAGGCTCTTCGCTGAATTCTACAATACCTTTTAACGCACCGTTTGCAACAGTTTTGAATGCATCGTTAATAGCTTCAACTGTCACATCGCGTTTTACATCTACTACTAAATCAACAAGAGACACGTTTGGTGTTGGTACACGAAGTGCCATACCATGAAGTTTTCCGTTTAAATGTGGAAGAACTTTTGCTAGCGCTTTCACAGCACCTGTCGTTGTCGGAATGATTGATTGTCCGCAAGCACGTGCTCTTCTTAAATCTTTATGTGGGTTATCAATATTTTTTTGGTCATTTGTATAAGCGTGAACTGTCGTCATTAAACCGTTTTCAATTCCAAACTGCTCATCTAACACCTTCACAACAGGCGCTAAACAATTTGTTGTACAAGATGCATTTGAAATAACAGTATGTTTTGTAATATCTAATTGGTCTTCGTTCACACCAACTACAATTGTTACATCTTCATTTTTACCAGGCGCTGTTAAAATAACTTTTTTCGCTCCAGCTTCAACGTGAAGAATTGCTTTTTCTTTCGAATTAAATTTACCAGTTGCTTCAATTACAACTTCAACACCTAAATCTGTCCAAGGCAATTCCTTTGGATCGCGGTTGTTTAAAAGGCGAATCATTTTTCCATCAACTAATAAGTGATCTTCAAATGCTTCTACTGTTCCGTCAAACTTGCCATGAACTGTATCATATTTAATTAAGTGTGCTAACGTTTCAGATGGATAGCTTGCATTGATTGCTACAATTTCGAATGCGCTTTCTTTTATTGCTTGACGAAATACCATTCTCCCAATACGTCCAAATCCATTAATTGCCACACGAGTCATAATATGTTATCCCCCTTGAATGCGTTATACTATTTATCTCCAATCCCAATAATAGTATAACACAAAAAGGGGATATGTCACTAAGCATTTTCATTAATTTCACAATTTTTTAGTCAATAATGTTCCACTTTTTTAAAATTACCTGCAATTGTGTTTTCGTTCCCATAATTGTGCCATCATTATTTATCACTTCATCTGCATTTTTCACTTTTTCTTCTAACGGCATTTGAGATTGAATACGAGCTGTTGCTTCTTCTTCTAAAAAGTTATTTCGTTTCATTAAACGTTCTAATTGCGTATGCGGCTTAACCGCTACAACTAAAATGCGGTCAACGAGACTTGTTAATTTGCTTTCAAATAAGAGAGGAATATCTAACACAACCGCTTGCATACCTTCTTTTATGTACATTTCCTTTTGCCTATTCATTTCCTCACGCACTGCAGGATGAACAATTTTATTTAACTGCAATCGTTTTTCTTCATTATAGAAAACGACACTTCCTAGTTTTGGACGATCTAGTTCTCCATCCTCTTGTAACACTTCCGTTCCAAATACTTCTACTATTTTGTTATATGCTGGTTTTCCTCGCTCTACAACTTCTCTTGCGATAATATCTGCATCAATAACTGGTATGCTCAGTTCACGAAACATTTGAGACACTGTACTTTTTCCGCTTGCAATGCCTCCCGTTAATCCAATTACTACTGTCATAATAATCCTCCTCATAATAAAAGGCGCGAAACTAATGTTCCACGCCCATACTTACATTTTCCAAATTCCAATAATGATGAGTAATACTCCAGGCAGGAATGTAAATTTTTGTAACCACTTCATATTTGATAAAACCGTTCCAAGTTTCATTCCAATAAATAAAAACAAAGAACTCATAACTGCAACTAATATCGCCATCATAGCGGGTGCATACCCTAATAAAGATGCACCAATTCCGGCACCAAATGAATCTACAGAAAGAGCTATACCAAGAAGTAATGCTTCTCCTGCAGAAATGGTGCCTGATTTATCAAAATCTGCAACAGTCGGTTTCCGTAAAATTTGAATCACTAGGCCTAGCGAGGCAATCTCTAATTTCCAGACCTTCTCCTCTTGCTTCGGTTCTTCTTTTCTCTCACTTCGAAAAAATTGATATAATACCCAAATCCCTATTCCAATAAGAACAAGCCCACCGATACGCGTTGCGATAACAGGTGAAAATACTTTCGCGATCATATGTCCAATTCCCATTGAAACAAGCATAACAGCCGCTGAACACATTCCGATAATTATAATTGATCTTAGTGGAATTCTTACGCTTCTTAAACCATATGTTAGCCCTACACTACAGCTATCTAAGCTTAATGTAAAAGCTAATAAAATAAGAGATAAATAAAGGTACATCGGTAAGCTCCTCCCTTATACATAGCTCTGCTGTATGTATATGACAAATGCCTATCCGATGTTATCTCTTTTCTATATTCTAGGCTGACAAATTGGGCAGTAATGCGTTCCTCGCCCGCCAACAACTGTTTTTTCTAATATCGTGCCACAAGTTACGCACGGCTCTCCTTTTTTCCCATATACATTTAGGAGTTCTTGGAACGAACCAATTTGCCCTTGTGAGTTGATATACGTCCGAATTGTACTTCCGCCACGCTTTACTGCTTCGCCTAGCGTTGTAACGGTAGCCTCATAAATTCGCTCAATTTCTTCTACTGTTAAAGACGAAGCTTCTCGTTCTGGATGGATTTGAGAACGGAATAAAACTTCATCTACATATATATTTCCAAGCCCTACTAAAAGACGCTGGTCCAGTAGCACAACTTTTATTTTACGATTTGTCTTTTGTAATCTTTCTTGTAAATACTGCGGTGTCATTTCAGCATCAAATGGCTCCGGACCTAAGTCAGCAAGAGGCATTTGGTTCATTTCTTCACCTTTCTTAAAGAGATGCATCGTACCAAACTTTCTCACATCTTTATAATGTAATTCCGTTCCATCTGTAAATAAGAAACGGACGTGCGTATGTTTATCAATCGGCTCATCCTCTTGATGTAATAAAAACTTACCTTCCATACGCAAATGTGAAACAATGACATAATTCGTTACATATAAAAGCAAAAA
This DNA window, taken from Bacillus cereus ATCC 14579, encodes the following:
- a CDS encoding DUF4177 domain-containing protein codes for the protein MFEYKFVKVELHWGFTRSKPAEDYQEIIQEHARDGWRFVQIVAPTFGSSGQPEYFDLIFEKKISL
- the dnaI gene encoding primosomal protein DnaI translates to MEHIQNSFAKLMENENFKNRYEVLKAEVMAHPRVKEFIDEHKGEVTTSMIERSLVKLYEYIGQSVGCVDCPDLGSCKNMLQGYEPKLVIQGKMIDIQYDRCVRKVAHDERKKYEKLVQSVYMPTDILQATMENLDPSDLNARIDAIGAANEFLSTYEPGKKAQGLYLYGKFGVGKTYLLGAIANELARKKISSMLVYFPEFLREIKSSIQDNSIGEKIDAVKRVQVLMLDDIGAEAMSSFVRDDVLGAILQFRMLENLPTFFTSNFDFKQLEHHLTYTQRGEAEEMKAARIMERIKYLAKPIPIGGKNRRHK
- a CDS encoding replication initiation and membrane attachment family protein, which codes for MEKQSWMELLPIDRYKVSAKGLLHNYDRKVLTMLYQPLIGSRAFSLYMTLWGELEQDRVFGKENTHHSLMVTMQMQLPEVYEERVKLEAIGLLKVYIKKEKDIRMFIYELQPPLSPKQFFDDIVLSIFLYNRLSRTKYNQVKQYFLEEEFDFASYENVTRSFNDVFGSFNPGQLEHAQEDLRIPKTTTMPSNEKGDAPKVWNDFFDFSLFVDGLSALVPKKAITDQVRDCVITLAYVYGVDVLSMQNIVLGAVTEMQTIDMERLRKGARDWYQFENGQALPVLSERVQPHAARTMKEKEPSSQEEMLIKQLEEISPKQLLKEISGGAEATKADLQIVEDVMINQKLTPGVVNVLIYYVMLRSDMKLAKTYVEKIAGHWARKKVGTVADAMALAKEENRQYQEWAETKKKGRTAKKTVRKEMVPDWLKEEEPKEQEKETVKKDVSVEKDASTLEDERKRLEEVLKKYKRD
- the nrdR gene encoding transcriptional regulator NrdR, whose protein sequence is MRCPSCSHNGTRVLDSRPVDEGRSIRRRRECESCLSRFTTFERVEESPLIVVKKEGTREEFNKEKILRGLIKACEKRPVSLRQLEEVTQSVERELRNLGISEVKSDMIGEIVMEELRDIDDVAYVRFASVYRQFKDLNVFIEELKDILQKERE
- the speD gene encoding adenosylmethionine decarboxylase, translating into MDTMGRHVIAELWDCDFDKLNDMPYIEQLFVDAALRAGAEVREVAFHKFAPQGVSGVVIISESHLTIHSFPEHGYASIDVYTCGDRIDPNVAAEYIAEGLNAKTRESIELPRGTGSFEIKQRETKAL
- a CDS encoding glyceraldehyde-3-phosphate dehydrogenase, yielding MTRVAINGFGRIGRMVFRQAIKESAFEIVAINASYPSETLAHLIKYDTVHGKFDGTVEAFEDHLLVDGKMIRLLNNRDPKELPWTDLGVEVVIEATGKFNSKEKAILHVEAGAKKVILTAPGKNEDVTIVVGVNEDQLDITKHTVISNASCTTNCLAPVVKVLDEQFGIENGLMTTVHAYTNDQKNIDNPHKDLRRARACGQSIIPTTTGAVKALAKVLPHLNGKLHGMALRVPTPNVSLVDLVVDVKRDVTVEAINDAFKTVANGALKGIVEFSEEPLVSIDFNTNTHSAIIDGLSTMVMGDRKVKVLAWYDNEWGYSRRVVDLVTLVVEELAKQENVQHI
- the coaE gene encoding dephospho-CoA kinase (Dephospho-CoA kinase (CoaE) performs the final step in coenzyme A biosynthesis.), whose protein sequence is MTVVIGLTGGIASGKSTVSQMFRELSIPVIDADIIAREVVERGKPAYNKIVEVFGTEVLQEDGELDRPKLGSVVFYNEEKRLQLNKIVHPAVREEMNRQKEMYIKEGMQAVVLDIPLLFESKLTSLVDRILVVAVKPHTQLERLMKRNNFLEEEATARIQSQMPLEEKVKNADEVINNDGTIMGTKTQLQVILKKWNIID
- the ytaF gene encoding sporulation membrane protein YtaF, producing MYLYLSLILLAFTLSLDSCSVGLTYGLRSVRIPLRSIIIIGMCSAAVMLVSMGIGHMIAKVFSPVIATRIGGLVLIGIGIWVLYQFFRSERKEEPKQEEKVWKLEIASLGLVIQILRKPTVADFDKSGTISAGEALLLGIALSVDSFGAGIGASLLGYAPAMMAILVAVMSSLFLFIGMKLGTVLSNMKWLQKFTFLPGVLLIIIGIWKM
- the mutM gene encoding DNA-formamidopyrimidine glycosylase — encoded protein: MPELPEVENVRRTLENLVTGKTIEDVIVTYPKIVKRPDDAEIFKEMLKGEKIENIKRRGKFLLLYVTNYVIVSHLRMEGKFLLHQEDEPIDKHTHVRFLFTDGTELHYKDVRKFGTMHLFKKGEEMNQMPLADLGPEPFDAEMTPQYLQERLQKTNRKIKVVLLDQRLLVGLGNIYVDEVLFRSQIHPEREASSLTVEEIERIYEATVTTLGEAVKRGGSTIRTYINSQGQIGSFQELLNVYGKKGEPCVTCGTILEKTVVGGRGTHYCPICQPRI